A stretch of the Aegilops tauschii subsp. strangulata cultivar AL8/78 chromosome 4, Aet v6.0, whole genome shotgun sequence genome encodes the following:
- the LOC109772788 gene encoding uncharacterized protein, producing the protein MGDASTIRRPPGSVAKGNQVGELVSAGWTNDSHDMYISSMEASFVQQLRIRSSRQLQHYHAHAPGRNITHVGGHGLKALQEGASDELRSETNVSRLRDVGVRGLPEDPWARRFRPHKDYSGVNRRGDVVCASADDGESGTDTVHKTYRTYGREVGIFAGENLVGKSSEASGQNFPEEEVHSIAQPTKSCKKRRIAPSTAAGSFTSMLECSDERW; encoded by the exons ATGGGTGACGCGTCGACGATTCGACGGCCACCCGGCAGTGTCGCCAAG GGCAATCAAGTTGGAGAGTTGGTGTCGGCTGGATGGACAAACGACAGCCACGACATGTACATAAGCTCCATGGAGGCGTCCTTCGTGCAGCAACTCCGTATACGTAGTAGCCGACAGTTACAGCACTACCACGCTCACGCTCCTGGTAGGAACATCACCCATGTGGGCGGCCATGGGCTCAAAGCCCTCCAAGAGGGAGCCTCAGACGAGCTCAGGTCTGAGACGAACGTTTCTCGCTTGCGTGATGTAGGCGTAAGAGGACTGCCCGAGGATCCATGGGCAAGGCGTTTCAGGCCACACAAAGATTATTCCGGTGTGAACCGTCGTGGTGATGTGGTGTGTGCTTCGGCCGATGACGGTGAATCGGGTACTGATACGGTTCACAAGACTTATCGGACATATGGAAGAGAAGTGGGCATTTTTGCTGGCGAAAATCTTGTTGGGAAAAGCTCAG AAGCCTCTGGTCAGAATTTTCCTGAAGAAGAGGTTCACTCCATTGCTCAGCCAACCAAATCATGCAAGAAAAGGAGGATTGCCCCTTCCACCGCTGCAGGTTCTTTCACGTCGATGCTCGAATGCAGCGACGAGCGGTGGTGA